Proteins encoded in a region of the Coriobacteriia bacterium genome:
- a CDS encoding aldolase, whose product MPTITRDQVRVPADVPAAARELYIDNYLKATQNSGRLMLFACDQKFEHLNDDFFGKDIHPDDAEPEHLFKIGSQGVCGVLAGQRGLIAQFAPDYPGINYLIKMNSKTHLVHTSQDDPYSPQLYDFQVVLDLIDNGVNVVGIGYTIYLGSEYESTMVSEAGQLIADAHANGLVVVLWIYPRGKAVTDEKDAHLIAGAAGAAACLGADFVKCNPPKGDETATSAQKLVEASKAAGRTHLVCAGGSTVDAKTFLSQLYDQIHVGGASGNATGRNIHQRSLDEAVRLTKAISAITIGDKSVDEALAVFNGEADFTL is encoded by the coding sequence ATGCCGACCATCACCCGTGATCAGGTTCGCGTTCCGGCCGACGTACCGGCTGCCGCTCGCGAGCTCTACATCGACAACTACCTCAAGGCCACACAGAACTCCGGCCGCCTGATGCTTTTCGCATGCGACCAGAAGTTCGAGCACCTCAACGACGACTTCTTCGGCAAGGACATCCACCCGGATGACGCCGAGCCCGAGCACCTGTTCAAGATCGGCTCGCAGGGCGTGTGCGGCGTGCTGGCAGGCCAGCGCGGCCTGATCGCCCAGTTCGCGCCGGACTATCCCGGCATCAACTACCTCATCAAGATGAACTCCAAGACGCATCTGGTGCACACGAGCCAGGACGATCCGTACTCGCCGCAGCTCTACGACTTCCAGGTCGTGCTCGACCTCATCGACAACGGCGTCAACGTGGTTGGTATCGGCTACACGATCTACCTTGGCTCGGAGTACGAGTCGACGATGGTCTCCGAGGCCGGCCAGCTCATCGCTGACGCACACGCCAATGGTCTGGTCGTCGTGTTGTGGATCTACCCGCGCGGCAAGGCCGTCACCGATGAGAAGGACGCTCACCTCATCGCCGGTGCAGCCGGTGCCGCTGCGTGTCTGGGCGCCGACTTCGTCAAGTGCAACCCGCCCAAGGGTGACGAAACCGCCACCTCGGCGCAGAAGCTCGTCGAGGCCTCCAAGGCCGCGGGACGCACGCACCTCGTGTGCGCCGGTGGCTCGACGGTCGACGCCAAGACGTTCCTGAGCCAGCTCTACGACCAGATCCATGTGGGTGGGGCGTCGGGCAACGCGACGGGCCGCAATATCCACCAGCGCTCGCTGGACGAGGCCGTGCGCCTGACCAAGGCCATCTCGGCGATCACGATCGGAGACAAGTCCGTCGACGAGGCGCTGGCTGTCTTCAACGGCGAGGCTGACTTCACGCTCTAG